Below is a window of Leucobacter sp. Psy1 DNA.
AGCCAGCGCAGCGAATCGATGATCTGCCCGTAGCTCTCCTCGCTGTCACGGGCCGCATCGGTGTCTTCGATGCGGAACACGAATGTTCCGCCGACGTGCCGAGCGTACGCCCAGTTGAAGAGCGCCGTCCGGACCATGCCGACGTGCGGCGTGCCCGTCGGCGATGGGCAGAATCGCACCCGCACATCGCTGCCGGTTGCGGAGGAGAACTGGGGAATCGTTGGCTCTGACATCGCTCCCCAGTCTATCGCCGTGCGGCCACCGCGAGCCGCACCGTCGCGAGCGCGCCGAGCACGATGCACGCCCCCATCACGGAGGAGAGCAGCGGAAAGCCTCCGGTCGCGAACACAAGTCCGGAAAGGGCGCCGACTGTCGCCCCTGCGGCGTTCATCATCGTGTCCGACTGCCCCTGTCGTTTCGGGCGGACGTCAGCCGGTGCGAGCGAGGTGAGCAGGGATGCCCCTGAGATGGTCACCATGCTCCATCCGATGCCGAGCAGGATCAGCGCCACTTGGATCACCCACACCGTGTCCCCGCCGAAGCCGGTGCCGAGCGCCGCCAGTGTCAGCGCCGCGAATCCGCCGAGGAGCACCGGGAGCGGCCCGATCCGGCTCGTCAGCACGCCGAAGACCGGCGAGAGCGCGTACATCCCGGCGATGTGCATGCTGATCGTGAATCCGACGAGCGTCACGCTGCCGCCGTGGTGCATGAGATGCAGCGGGGTCATCGCCATGAGGGCGACCATCACGGCGTGCCCGAGCGCCACGACCGCCATCGCGAGGAACTGCGGCGTAGCGGACGCGGAGCGGATGCCTGCCGCGGGGTCGGCGTCGGGACCGGCACCGGCCGGTTTCGGTGCCGCCGCGATCGCCCGGGCTTCGAGCAGCGGGTCGGGCCGCAATCCGATCCAGACGACGAGTCCGGCGGCCGCCTGCGCCGCCACCGTGAATACGAAGATTCCGGCGAGTGGCGGGATCCCGAGCGACTCCCCGATCACCTCGCCAGGTCCGATGAGGTTCGGCCCCGTCACCGCTCCGATGGTGATCGACCAGACCACGAGCGAGAGATCCCGTGCACGTCTGGCCGGCGTGGCGAGGTCGGTGGCCGCAAATCGCGACTGCAGCTGCACCGCCACTGCGACCCCGAGCACCGCGAGCCCGATGAAGAGCGCCACCGGGGTGCGCGTGGCGGACGCTGCGATGATGAGGATCGCGCCGAGCACCGCGATCGCGCTGCCCGTGCTGAGGGCGATCCGCCGCCCCCGTCGCGCAGCAAGACGAGCCAGCGGTATCCCGGCGAGCGCCGCGCCCAGCGCGTTCATCGTCGATCCGAAGCCCGACAGCGATTCGACGCCCGTGACATCGACGATGAGCAGTGCACCGGCGGAGAGCGACGCTCCCACGCCGAGACCGCCGAGCACCGTCGCGAGCGCCAGCACACCCACGATGCGCCGCTGCGTGCGGTCCGGGGCGCCCATGGCGGGGCGCACCTCGGTCACGCCGCGTGCTCCAGGCCCCAGCATTCCCCCTCGACGGCGTGCAGCAGACGCTTCGCCAGGCGTACCTGCGGGCTCTCGTTCGCCGTGGCCATCGAAACGAGTCCGATGGTGCGATACCGGGCGGGGGCGAGCGGCAGCGCGACGGCGTCGTCTGGCAGTGTGCGCGCCGCGGCGAGGGCGAGACCCGGCACCATGGCGACCGCACCGCCGGCGGCCGCCATCGCCAGCATCGCGGGAACGTTGTCCGTCTCCTGGATGATGTCGGGCTCGAAGCCGTGCTCCTTCGCCGCCGTGAGCAGGTGTCCCCGGCACTTCTCGCAGCCGGCGATCCAGTGCTCCTCCGCGAAGTCGGAGAGATCGAGGGCCGGAGCACCACTGGCGGCGCGATCCTCCGAGACCACCAGGCGCACCTCCTCGCGCCACAGCGGGGTGAAGACGCTCCCCGCGGGAAGCTCAGCGGCTCCCGCGTAATCGAAGACGAGGGCGCAGTCGACCTCGCCGTCGCGCAGCAGCGAAACCGCAGCCGGGGGCTCAGCCTCGCGGTACTGCAGCGACACCTCAGGCGCCTCCGTGCCGAGGGCGCGCATCATCGCGGGCACGATGGTCGCCGAAGCGGAGGGGAACCCCACCAGACGCAGGGTGCCGGCGCGCTCGCCGCGCAGGTCGTCGATCGCCGCGAGGGCGGCATCGATCTCCGTGA
It encodes the following:
- a CDS encoding LysR family transcriptional regulator, which encodes MSAQRHADPLGSIDSTELRILYALDTTGSLTAAAASLGLSQPAVSQRIKRVETRLAVPLIERNGRGIRLTPAGRILADHGRTVVTEIDAALAAIDDLRGERAGTLRLVGFPSASATIVPAMMRALGTEAPEVSLQYREAEPPAAVSLLRDGEVDCALVFDYAGAAELPAGSVFTPLWREEVRLVVSEDRAASGAPALDLSDFAEEHWIAGCEKCRGHLLTAAKEHGFEPDIIQETDNVPAMLAMAAAGGAVAMVPGLALAAARTLPDDAVALPLAPARYRTIGLVSMATANESPQVRLAKRLLHAVEGECWGLEHAA
- a CDS encoding MFS transporter; translation: MTEVRPAMGAPDRTQRRIVGVLALATVLGGLGVGASLSAGALLIVDVTGVESLSGFGSTMNALGAALAGIPLARLAARRGRRIALSTGSAIAVLGAILIIAASATRTPVALFIGLAVLGVAVAVQLQSRFAATDLATPARRARDLSLVVWSITIGAVTGPNLIGPGEVIGESLGIPPLAGIFVFTVAAQAAAGLVVWIGLRPDPLLEARAIAAAPKPAGAGPDADPAAGIRSASATPQFLAMAVVALGHAVMVALMAMTPLHLMHHGGSVTLVGFTISMHIAGMYALSPVFGVLTSRIGPLPVLLGGFAALTLAALGTGFGGDTVWVIQVALILLGIGWSMVTISGASLLTSLAPADVRPKRQGQSDTMMNAAGATVGALSGLVFATGGFPLLSSVMGACIVLGALATVRLAVAARR